A section of the Pediococcus inopinatus genome encodes:
- a CDS encoding MBG domain-containing protein, which yields MSKTYDGKTFTESSVIVVQGPEEDVTLTTGEYAYYDQDGNEVTDPVNAGSYTIKLTEAGIKAVTDANSGYELGDLSGLTNDATINKAQASINVTSNDKITYDGNAHSLEIEVTGAVNGETITYTVSNNSQSTVGQYDVTTTADTNAINSNYEITAGTGSMTIVKAPTKPGEISIGDANGNDLNKTYDGKTFIESPVVQGPEKDVTLATGDYEYLDADGKVVTEPLNAGNYTIKLTDAGIKAITDANSNYDLGDLSGLTNDATINKAKASINVVSNDKITYDGDAHSLVIEVTGAVNGEIIAYTTENNSQTTVGQYDVSTTATDNAVNSNYEITAGTGSMTIVKASTTPGEITVGDVKGNDLSKTYDGHSFNGSPVVQGPENDVTLESGDYAYFDAAGSVVTDPKNAGDYTIKLTESGIKAVTAANSNYDLGDLTTVVNKATINKATATINVTSNDDITYDGVAHSLQIEVVGAVNGETISYTAENNSQTTVGQYDVSATADDNAVNSNYEIKAGSGSMTIVKAPTSPGEIIIGDANGAELIKTYDGKTFSGSPVLVVQGPENNVPLKTGEYAYYNKDGKEVTDPVNAGSYTIKLTEAGIAAVTAANSNYDLGDLTTLKNTATINKAPAKINIVSNDKITYDGNAHSLVIEVTGAVNGETITYTVENNSHTVVGQYDVKATAAVDAVNSNYDITVTNGSMTIEKAVTPSGEIHIGDANGDDLSKTYDGKSFSDSLVVQGPEKNVTLTAGEYAYYDKDGKEVTDPVNAGNYTIKLTEAGIQAVTNANSNYDLGDLKTLVNNATIQKAQASINITSDNNITYDGSSHSLKIEVTGAVNGETITYTVDNNSHTAVGQYNVTANGDGSLVNSNYEITNGKGSMTIVKAPTMPGEITIGDANGNDLSKTYDGKSFSSNPVVQGPEADVTLEAGEYAYYNQDGTEVTNPVNAGEYTINLTSSGVAKVKVANSNYELGDLTEVVNKATIQKAKASINITSDDNIMYDGSSHSLDIEVTGAVNGETITYTVDNNSHTAVGQYDVTANTDDSSVNSNYEITSGKGSMTIVKSPTKPGEIKIGDVNGEDLSKTYDGKTFSGSLVVQGPENDVILTTGEYAFHDKDGNEVTNPVNAGDYTIKLTKSGITAVTDANSNYDVGDLTEVVNKATIQKAKASINITSDNHVVYNGDAHSLKIEVTGAVNGETITYTTVNNSHTSVGQYDVTASADKDNAVNSNYEITAGSGSMTIVKAPTTPGEIIIGNANGNDLSKTYDGKTFGESPVVQGPEKDVILTSDEYEYLDVEGKVVTDPVNAGDYTIKLTEAGIKTVTDANSDYDLGDLSPLTNEATIRKAPAKINIVSNDNITYDGDTHSIDIEVTGAVYGETITYTAKNNSQITIGHYEVTASADDNEVNSNYEITPGKGSMTIVKAPTTGEITIGNADGEDLSKTYDGKTFSGNPVVQGPENDVILTTGEYVFYDKDGNEVKDPVNAGDYTIKLTESGITAVTNANNGYDLGDLSAIVNKATISKAKATLTVTSNDEITYDGKAHSLDVATEGAVNGETITYTTDHNSNTNVGQYDVTVTADKNDVNDNYDITVVKGSMTIIKATTPEGEISIGNAKGENLKKTYDGKSFGESPVVQGPEADVTLRDGDYEYFDANGNVVKDPTNAGDYTVKLTAAGIKAVADANSNYDLGDLTTLVNKATISKAKATLTVTSNDEITYDGEAHSLDVVTEGAVNGETITYTTGNNEHTTVGQYDVTVTADKNDVNSNYDITVIGGSMTIVKATTSDGKISIGDAQGDNLSKTYDGKTFADSPVVQGPENNVTLAVGDYAYYDKNGKEVTDPVNADDYQIKLTASGIDKVKSANSNYDLGDLTTLVSKATISKAQATLTVTSNDDITYNGQAHSLDVVTEGAVEGETITYTTGNNSHTNVGHYDVTVKADDNEVNSNYDITVSGGSMTIVKAGTTPGETTTQVKVNDASSNYGESSPDFTITIGSDLKNPGNLTNSDFVFVDKATGKEVDGVPINVGDYQVSLNDSGKAKVSAANPNYDLTDGDFISGTYTIKDVITHSKITVNQTVHYTGAGVRTPADKTQSIVYDVATSKATGESVYTPESGYAAVKTPDINGFTNSGDVAGYTPATTTNKPTDSTVTVTYKPTNNLEYSEITVTRTVHYEGAGKQTPHDVIENVVYKVVTNKTTGEVSYTPQGVYEAVATPDLSGYTNSGDVAESIPTATMNKPEDSLVVVQYKKISGGDGTNPGNPSNPGEGGNKPDNPGGNHKPGNGGTTPNVPTTPGTGSGSGKDTSGVSIDNVKYSNAKGKADKDIPVVKAGVLPQTDEQHENGASVIGMIILSGFLALFGLKRRKHDDEE from the coding sequence TTGAGCAAGACGTATGATGGCAAGACGTTTACTGAAAGTTCCGTGATCGTTGTGCAAGGCCCAGAAGAAGATGTCACTTTAACAACCGGTGAGTATGCCTATTACGATCAAGACGGCAACGAAGTGACTGATCCTGTAAACGCGGGTAGTTACACAATTAAACTTACCGAAGCCGGGATCAAAGCTGTTACAGATGCGAATAGTGGTTATGAATTAGGTGACTTAAGTGGTTTGACCAACGACGCCACAATTAATAAGGCCCAAGCCAGCATCAACGTTACAAGCAATGACAAGATTACGTATGACGGGAATGCGCATAGTTTAGAGATTGAGGTTACTGGTGCAGTAAACGGCGAAACGATTACCTACACAGTTTCCAACAATAGTCAGTCGACAGTCGGTCAATATGATGTTACAACCACGGCTGACACTAATGCGATTAACAGTAATTACGAAATAACCGCAGGTACGGGTTCAATGACGATTGTTAAGGCACCAACAAAACCTGGTGAAATTTCGATCGGGGATGCAAACGGTAACGATCTTAACAAAACGTATGATGGGAAAACATTTATTGAGAGTCCAGTGGTGCAAGGTCCAGAAAAAGATGTGACCTTGGCAACTGGTGACTATGAGTATTTAGACGCTGACGGTAAGGTTGTTACAGAGCCGTTAAACGCTGGCAATTATACGATTAAGCTAACTGATGCCGGGATCAAAGCTATTACTGACGCAAACAGTAACTATGATTTAGGCGACTTAAGTGGTTTGACCAACGACGCCACGATCAATAAAGCGAAGGCAAGTATCAATGTCGTAAGTAATGACAAGATTACGTATGATGGCGATGCCCATAGTTTGGTTATTGAGGTAACCGGCGCAGTAAATGGTGAAATAATCGCGTATACAACAGAAAATAATAGCCAGACAACGGTTGGTCAATACGATGTTTCAACAACGGCAACTGATAATGCGGTTAATAGTAACTATGAAATTACAGCAGGCACCGGATCAATGACAATTGTCAAAGCTTCCACAACACCAGGTGAAATTACAGTTGGTGATGTGAAAGGTAATGACCTCAGCAAAACGTACGATGGGCACTCGTTTAATGGCAGTCCGGTTGTGCAAGGACCAGAAAACGATGTCACTTTAGAAAGCGGCGATTATGCGTATTTCGACGCAGCAGGTAGTGTCGTTACAGATCCTAAAAATGCCGGCGATTACACGATTAAATTAACCGAGTCTGGAATCAAAGCCGTGACAGCTGCGAACAGTAATTATGATTTAGGCGATTTAACTACCGTGGTCAACAAAGCCACAATTAATAAAGCGACAGCAACGATCAACGTCACAAGCAATGACGACATTACTTACGATGGTGTGGCGCATAGCTTGCAGATTGAGGTGGTTGGGGCAGTAAATGGTGAGACGATTTCCTATACAGCTGAAAACAACAGTCAGACAACGGTTGGCCAATATGATGTTTCGGCAACGGCTGATGATAACGCCGTTAACAGCAATTACGAAATCAAAGCAGGTTCTGGATCAATGACAATTGTGAAAGCACCAACATCACCTGGTGAAATTATTATTGGGGATGCAAATGGGGCTGAATTAATCAAAACGTATGATGGTAAGACGTTTAGTGGGAGCCCAGTATTAGTAGTACAAGGGCCAGAAAATAATGTTCCATTAAAAACGGGTGAATACGCATATTACAATAAAGATGGCAAAGAAGTGACGGATCCTGTCAATGCTGGCAGTTACACAATTAAACTAACAGAGGCCGGAATTGCAGCTGTGACTGCCGCAAATAGTAATTATGATTTGGGCGACTTAACTACACTGAAGAATACAGCCACAATCAATAAGGCCCCAGCGAAAATTAATATCGTAAGTAATGACAAAATCACGTATGACGGCAATGCCCATAGTTTGGTTATTGAGGTGACTGGAGCAGTAAACGGCGAAACGATCACTTATACGGTTGAAAACAATAGTCACACAGTGGTCGGTCAATATGACGTCAAAGCAACAGCTGCTGTTGATGCTGTTAATAGTAACTATGATATTACGGTTACTAATGGCTCAATGACAATTGAAAAAGCGGTGACACCGTCTGGCGAAATTCATATCGGTGATGCGAATGGAGATGACTTGAGCAAGACGTATGATGGCAAGTCGTTTAGCGATAGCCTCGTAGTTCAAGGCCCAGAGAAAAACGTTACTTTAACAGCTGGGGAGTACGCGTATTACGATAAAGATGGCAAAGAAGTGACGGATCCAGTTAATGCAGGAAATTACACGATCAAATTAACTGAAGCCGGGATCCAAGCGGTCACAAATGCCAATAGTAATTATGACTTGGGAGATTTGAAGACGCTTGTTAATAATGCCACAATCCAAAAAGCACAGGCTAGCATCAATATCACCAGTGACAATAACATCACGTATGATGGTTCTTCACATAGCTTAAAAATTGAGGTAACTGGTGCGGTAAATGGTGAAACAATCACTTATACAGTTGACAACAATAGTCACACAGCGGTCGGTCAATATAATGTGACGGCCAACGGCGATGGTAGCTTGGTCAACAGTAACTATGAGATTACCAATGGCAAAGGCTCAATGACAATTGTTAAAGCCCCAACAATGCCTGGTGAAATTACGATTGGTGATGCGAACGGCAACGATCTCAGTAAAACATACGATGGCAAGTCGTTTAGCTCGAATCCAGTAGTTCAAGGACCAGAGGCGGATGTTACCTTAGAGGCCGGTGAGTATGCCTATTACAACCAAGACGGTACTGAAGTTACAAATCCAGTTAATGCGGGTGAATATACAATTAACCTAACTTCAAGTGGCGTGGCCAAAGTTAAAGTAGCTAACAGTAACTACGAGTTGGGTGACTTAACCGAGGTGGTTAACAAAGCCACAATCCAAAAAGCGAAGGCTAGTATCAATATCACCAGTGATGATAACATCATGTATGATGGTTCTTCACATAGTTTAGATATTGAGGTGACTGGTGCGGTAAATGGTGAAACGATCACTTATACAGTTGACAACAATAGCCACACAGCGGTTGGTCAATATGACGTGACAGCCAACACTGATGATAGTTCGGTCAATAGTAACTATGAGATTACCAGTGGTAAAGGTTCAATGACGATTGTTAAATCCCCAACAAAGCCTGGTGAAATTAAGATTGGCGATGTGAATGGAGAAGATCTCAGTAAAACTTATGATGGTAAGACATTTAGTGGGAGCCTTGTAGTTCAAGGGCCAGAGAATGACGTCATCTTAACAACTGGAGAGTATGCATTTCACGATAAAGACGGTAATGAAGTTACAAATCCAGTTAACGCAGGAGATTACACGATTAAGTTAACTAAGTCTGGAATCACTGCGGTCACAGATGCCAATAGTAACTATGATGTAGGCGACTTAACTGAAGTGGTCAACAAAGCCACGATCCAAAAAGCAAAGGCTAGCATCAACATTACCAGTGATAATCATGTTGTGTACAATGGCGATGCACATAGTTTGAAGATTGAAGTCACTGGTGCAGTAAATGGTGAAACCATCACCTATACAACTGTTAATAATAGTCACACATCAGTTGGCCAATACGATGTGACAGCAAGCGCCGATAAGGATAATGCAGTTAACAGCAACTATGAAATTACGGCAGGCTCTGGCTCAATGACGATTGTTAAAGCACCAACGACACCTGGCGAAATCATCATCGGTAATGCAAATGGTAATGATTTAAGCAAGACGTATGATGGCAAAACGTTTGGTGAAAGTCCCGTGGTTCAGGGACCGGAAAAGGATGTTATTTTAACAAGTGACGAATACGAATATTTGGACGTTGAAGGTAAGGTTGTTACAGATCCAGTTAATGCCGGTGATTACACGATTAAACTGACTGAGGCTGGGATTAAAACGGTCACGGATGCGAACAGTGACTACGATTTAGGTGATTTAAGTCCTTTGACGAATGAGGCTACGATCCGAAAAGCACCAGCGAAAATTAATATCGTAAGCAATGACAATATCACATACGATGGCGATACGCATAGCATAGATATTGAGGTAACGGGCGCAGTATACGGTGAGACGATCACATATACAGCTAAAAACAACAGTCAGATAACAATCGGTCACTATGAGGTTACGGCCAGTGCCGATGATAATGAAGTTAACAGCAACTATGAGATTACTCCTGGCAAGGGCTCAATGACGATTGTTAAAGCCCCAACAACAGGTGAAATCACTATCGGTAATGCGGACGGAGAAGATCTCAGTAAAACTTATGATGGTAAGACGTTTAGTGGGAATCCTGTTGTTCAAGGACCAGAGAATGACGTCATCTTAACAACTGGAGAGTATGTATTTTACGATAAGGATGGTAATGAAGTAAAAGATCCAGTTAACGCAGGCGACTACACGATTAAATTAACTGAGTCTGGGATCACAGCAGTCACTAATGCCAATAATGGTTACGACTTAGGTGATTTAAGTGCGATTGTCAACAAAGCCACAATTAGTAAAGCTAAAGCAACTTTGACTGTCACAAGTAATGATGAGATTACGTATGATGGGAAGGCACATAGCTTAGACGTTGCGACTGAAGGTGCCGTTAATGGGGAAACCATCACCTATACAACTGATCACAACAGCAATACCAATGTTGGTCAATATGATGTGACGGTAACCGCTGATAAAAATGATGTCAACGATAACTATGACATTACAGTCGTGAAAGGCTCAATGACGATTATCAAAGCAACGACCCCAGAGGGTGAGATTAGTATTGGCAATGCCAAAGGAGAAAATCTTAAAAAGACCTATGATGGAAAGTCGTTTGGTGAAAGTCCAGTGGTTCAAGGACCTGAAGCCGATGTTACTTTAAGAGATGGCGACTACGAATATTTCGATGCCAACGGTAATGTGGTTAAAGATCCTACAAACGCAGGCGATTACACCGTTAAACTAACTGCAGCTGGAATTAAAGCGGTCGCGGATGCCAATAGTAACTATGATTTAGGCGATCTAACCACGCTTGTCAACAAAGCCACAATTAGTAAAGCCAAAGCAACTTTAACCGTCACAAGTAATGATGAGATTACGTATGATGGGGAGGCGCATAGCTTAGACGTTGTGACAGAAGGTGCAGTGAATGGTGAAACCATCACTTATACCACCGGCAACAATGAGCATACGACGGTCGGTCAGTATGATGTGACGGTAACCGCTGATAAAAATGATGTCAACAGCAACTACGACATTACAGTTATTGGTGGTTCGATGACAATTGTGAAAGCCACAACGTCAGACGGCAAAATTAGTATTGGGGATGCTCAAGGTGACAATTTGAGTAAGACGTATGATGGCAAGACGTTTGCTGATAGTCCAGTTGTGCAAGGTCCTGAAAATAATGTGACGTTAGCAGTTGGCGACTATGCTTATTATGATAAAAATGGTAAAGAAGTCACTGACCCAGTTAATGCGGACGACTATCAAATTAAGCTAACAGCAAGTGGGATTGATAAAGTTAAATCGGCTAATAGTAACTATGATTTAGGCGATCTAACCACGCTTGTCAGCAAAGCCACAATTAGTAAAGCCCAAGCAACTTTAACCGTCACAAGTAATGATGACATTACGTACAATGGTCAAGCTCATAGTTTAGACGTTGTGACTGAAGGTGCCGTTGAAGGCGAAACCATCACCTATACAACTGGTAATAATAGTCACACGAATGTTGGCCATTATGATGTGACTGTGAAAGCTGATGATAATGAAGTTAACAGTAACTATGACATTACCGTGAGTGGTGGTTCGATGACAATTGTAAAGGCTGGCACCACACCAGGTGAAACGACCACACAAGTTAAGGTGAATGACGCTTCATCAAATTATGGCGAAAGTTCACCAGACTTTACTATCACGATCGGGTCGGATCTTAAGAATCCAGGCAACTTAACAAACTCTGATTTTGTCTTTGTAGATAAAGCCACAGGTAAAGAGGTTGACGGGGTCCCAATAAACGTTGGTGATTATCAAGTTAGTTTGAACGATAGTGGTAAAGCTAAAGTATCAGCTGCTAATCCAAACTATGATCTTACCGATGGCGACTTTATCAGTGGCACTTACACGATTAAAGATGTCATTACCCACAGTAAAATTACTGTAAACCAGACCGTTCACTATACCGGCGCTGGAGTAAGGACACCTGCTGATAAAACTCAGTCAATCGTTTACGATGTCGCAACAAGCAAGGCCACTGGTGAATCAGTTTACACACCAGAATCTGGCTATGCTGCAGTTAAAACGCCTGACATTAACGGGTTTACCAACAGTGGTGATGTGGCTGGGTATACACCGGCAACAACGACTAATAAGCCGACCGATTCAACTGTGACGGTTACCTACAAACCAACCAATAACCTCGAGTATAGTGAAATTACGGTTACTCGAACCGTTCACTATGAAGGGGCTGGTAAGCAGACACCTCATGATGTGATTGAAAACGTTGTTTACAAGGTAGTCACTAACAAGACAACTGGGGAAGTTTCCTATACACCTCAAGGAGTTTATGAGGCTGTTGCAACGCCAGACTTGTCTGGATACACGAACAGTGGTGATGTAGCTGAGTCCATTCCGACAGCCACAATGAATAAACCAGAAGATAGTTTAGTAGTTGTTCAGTACAAGAAGATTTCTGGTGGCGATGGAACAAACCCTGGAAATCCTTCTAACCCTGGTGAAGGTGGCAACAAACCTGATAATCCTGGTGGAAACCATAAGCCAGGTAATGGTGGGACAACGCCTAATGTGCCAACAACTCCTGGAACGGGTTCTGGATCTGGAAAAGATACTTCGGGTGTAAGTATCGATAATGTTAAGTATTCAAACGCTAAAGGTAAGGCGGACAAAGACATCCCAGTTGTTAAAGCTGGTGTGTTACCACAAACTGATGAACAACATGAAAATGGTGCGTCAGTAATTGGGATGATAATCTTAAGTGGTTTCCTAGCATTGTTTGGATTGAAACGTCGGAAACATGATGATGAAGAGTAA
- a CDS encoding beta strand repeat-containing protein produces MTLSNGTAYVLKAGDIALVSGGTNVGSYNVQLTRTGLNNITAALIAATGGNYNNVTLGKSTGTFIITPADTTVTLSGNETETYNGNQQVPKASNYRVTLPTGVTYALKDSDIQLTSGGINTGTYDVVLSDTGKLAIQAAITAATGNGNYTVNFDLATAPFNILAAKTSAELSKTDFVYDGTTKASGSTELYATVAVNGGNSTVKVALSNADVDFVTDGTNADTYAYNLNSTGLATVNAALDGFTNGNYQLAATSDATTGLVTINKAKATIDITSNDNITYDGKTHSLVITVAGAVNGEIITYTPVNNSQTLVGQYTVTATADPNAVNSNYEIAEGMGSMTIVKAPTTPGEIVIGDANGENLNKTYNGKTFDGSPVVQGPEKDVTLTTADYEYLDANGDTLTDPINAGSYTIKLTQSGIDAVTAENSGYDLGDLSSLKNDATIHKAQAKINITSNDNITFDGNAHSLDIEVIGAVNGETITYTATNNSQTKVGQYDVSATADTNVVNNNYEVTVGTGSMTIVKAPTKPGEIIITDANGNDLDKTYDGKTFGEGPVVQGPENDVTLVTGNYEYLDTKGNVVTNPINVGDYTIKLTQSGINAVTVANSNYDLGDLSSLINDATINKAKATINIVSNDQITYDGNAHSLNVEVTGAVNGETITYIVDNNSHTAVGQYKVTATADDNDVNSNYNITVTDGSMTIVKATTPAG; encoded by the coding sequence GTGACATTATCAAACGGGACAGCCTATGTATTGAAAGCTGGAGATATTGCGTTAGTCAGTGGTGGTACTAATGTCGGATCATACAATGTTCAATTAACAAGAACTGGTTTAAACAATATTACGGCGGCCCTTATCGCAGCGACTGGTGGAAATTATAATAATGTAACCCTTGGTAAATCAACTGGGACATTTATCATTACACCAGCAGACACTACTGTGACATTGAGTGGTAATGAAACCGAGACTTATAATGGCAATCAACAAGTTCCAAAGGCCAGCAACTATCGGGTTACGTTACCAACAGGTGTGACGTATGCGTTGAAGGATAGTGACATTCAATTAACAAGCGGCGGTATTAATACTGGCACTTATGATGTCGTATTGAGTGACACTGGTAAATTAGCCATTCAGGCGGCTATCACGGCCGCAACTGGAAATGGTAATTATACAGTTAACTTTGATCTAGCAACGGCACCATTTAATATTTTGGCAGCTAAAACGTCTGCCGAATTAAGTAAGACAGATTTTGTTTACGATGGGACTACGAAAGCAAGTGGTTCAACTGAATTGTACGCAACTGTTGCTGTTAATGGAGGCAATTCTACAGTTAAGGTTGCCTTATCCAATGCAGATGTTGATTTTGTGACGGATGGAACTAATGCTGATACGTATGCTTATAATCTGAATTCTACTGGTTTGGCGACAGTTAATGCTGCACTTGATGGCTTCACTAACGGCAACTATCAATTAGCGGCAACCAGCGATGCGACGACTGGATTAGTAACGATTAATAAAGCCAAAGCAACTATTGACATCACGAGTAATGACAACATCACATATGATGGCAAGACACACAGTTTGGTAATTACAGTTGCTGGCGCAGTTAATGGCGAAATAATTACCTATACACCGGTCAATAATAGCCAGACGCTGGTCGGCCAATATACTGTTACGGCAACTGCTGATCCGAATGCGGTTAATAGCAACTATGAAATTGCTGAAGGCATGGGTTCAATGACAATTGTCAAAGCACCAACGACTCCAGGTGAGATCGTCATCGGGGATGCAAATGGTGAGAACCTCAATAAGACGTATAATGGCAAGACGTTTGATGGCAGCCCTGTAGTCCAAGGACCAGAGAAAGACGTTACGCTAACAACTGCCGACTATGAGTATTTGGACGCTAACGGTGACACTCTTACAGATCCGATTAACGCTGGCAGTTACACAATTAAACTGACCCAATCAGGAATCGACGCTGTTACTGCTGAAAATAGTGGTTATGACCTAGGTGATTTAAGCAGTTTGAAGAATGATGCCACAATTCACAAAGCACAAGCAAAGATTAATATTACAAGTAACGATAACATCACGTTTGATGGCAATGCGCACAGCTTGGATATTGAGGTAATCGGGGCAGTAAACGGTGAGACGATTACTTATACGGCAACCAATAATAGTCAGACAAAAGTTGGGCAATATGATGTATCGGCAACTGCTGATACGAATGTAGTTAATAATAACTATGAGGTTACTGTAGGCACTGGCTCGATGACGATTGTCAAAGCTCCAACGAAACCAGGCGAAATCATCATTACTGATGCAAATGGCAATGATCTTGACAAAACTTACGATGGCAAAACGTTTGGTGAAGGTCCTGTGGTTCAAGGACCAGAGAACGACGTTACTTTAGTGACTGGCAATTACGAATATTTGGACACCAAAGGCAATGTTGTTACCAATCCGATTAATGTTGGTGATTACACGATTAAGCTAACTCAATCGGGGATCAACGCCGTGACTGTTGCAAATAGTAATTATGATTTAGGTGATCTAAGTAGTTTGATAAATGACGCCACGATTAATAAGGCGAAGGCAACTATCAACATCGTCAGCAATGACCAAATTACGTATGACGGCAATGCGCATAGTTTAAATGTTGAGGTCACTGGTGCAGTGAACGGTGAAACGATCACTTATATAGTTGACAACAATAGTCACACAGCGGTCGGTCAATATAAGGTTACAGCAACTGCTGATGATAATGACGTCAACAGCAACTACAACATTACGGTTACCGATGGCTCAATGACAATTGTCAAAGCAACGACCCCAGCAGGCTAG